Genomic window (Phaeodactylum tricornutum CCAP 1055/1 chromosome 3, complete sequence):
TATGGTGGCTAGCGCTTGCAATCCTGCTGGTCGGTCAGCTTTCCGAAGTACTCGTGTCGTTCGCCTTTTTATGGCATTTGTGTAAGCAACCTATGCAGGCTCATATACTCGAAAATCCAGAACTTATGGAAGTAACGCTACCGTCCCATCGCATGATCGAAGAAATGTGGGCTGATCGATGCGCTGCGGCCTGTCAGTGTTTAGGCTCCGCCAGTTGCTTTATGTTTGGTGGTCGGGAGCTTTTGGGCCAGGCCGAGTTTGGGGATGTCGCTCGGGCCTTGGCGGACTATTTGGATACGGGAGGGATACTGGACGTTGTGCCCTCCGACATTGTAACGGGATTCATGCTTTTACAACGGAtacaacgacaacgaataTATAGGGCGCGAGAAGAAGTACTGCAGCATGTGGAAGTGGCGGCGCGCCTGGAGGGACAAAGTGTACAGGATAACGCCGGCGACGAGCTCATGGTACCACTGGACTCCCTACAATCTACCAGCTACCTGCCATCATCATCGACAACGTGTCGTGTCGGTGGGAGACAATCCTCAGTGTTTCGATTTGATCCTGATGGGACCTACGAGCGGCGAAATCGAGCCTTATTTGAAAGGCAcaacgttgacgaaatgAGTGTGCTCGAAGAAGGAACCCGTTACGCAAAGTATGCACTGGCAATCTACACTTGGGTTCTTTATTTGTACGTCCACCCATGTTCAGGAATACCTAGGCTTTTCGCTAAGTCTGGGCGTCTCTGTTGTCGCTCCTCCAAAACCGATCGAAGGGGAGAATCGTCTGTAATACCCCAGCTTGCAGCAAACCTGATCGATCAACATGGTCGTATTGAAGGTGACAATCTATGCGAAACCAATAAAGCTGCGCTTTTGCTCACAGTGGGACTGATGGAAGCCGATTTGATCTACGCTCAGCTGCGAAGCGGCTTTGCTGACACTCCTTACGCAATTCTTGTCGACCATGGTAGGTAAACAAGTGCCATTTGTACAAAGTGTGACTAGCTCCGAACTGGTGACTAACTCTGTATGCTTTCCCAGAATGGAAGTCGATCGTTGTATCGATACGAGGGACTTTTAGCCTTGAGGACTGCGTAACGGACGTCCTCATTGATCCGGAACCGCTTGAACAGCTTGGAGTCGACTTCGGTTTCGACGCTAAGGATCAATACTGCCATGGTGGAGTATTGACATGTGTCCGTAATGTATACCGCGACTTGCAGCGTCACGGCATACTGGACCGACTCCTTCTAGGGGAGCATGCTCGCTTCCCAGAGTATCGGCTGCGATTGGTGGGGCACAGCCTGGGAGCATCAACATGTACACTTCTATCGTACATGTTGCGGGGAAAGTTTGCATCGATTCGATGCGTCAACTACAGTCCGCCGGGTCACAGTCTGACATGGAATCTTGCAGTGAGTTGTCATGAATGGTGCAACTCCTTTGTTTTAGATTCAGATCTTGTTCCTCGTCTCTCATTCAATGCAATGGAAATTCTGAGAAATGAGATTCTTTCTCTGATTGGTCGTATCAAGGTACCCAAGATCGAAGTCGCGAGTAGAGTTGTGAGTGGATCTGGACTTTCCAATTGTCGTTTTTGTCTGGATCAAGATCCCGACGAGCACGCCAATATACTCGAAGATATCAATGAGATGCTCTATGCTCCAACGGAACTACCCGAGTCTGAGTACCAACATCAACTTGAAAGGTTTCAAACCGTACAGgaagaacgacgacgaagtcgtGGACATTTACGCTCACTGCAACTGTATCCTCCTGGTAAATTGGTGCACTTGGTCAAAATTGGCGAAAGGAAATCGTGTCTTCATGGTCTTGCTAAGTGCTTAACATGTTGTACAACAAATGCAGGTTCAAAGTATCAGCCTGTCTGGATAGGCAATGACGATCTGAACGAGATTGTGGTGAGCCCTACCATGGCAACGGACCATTTCCCTAATCGACTTTGTGATTTGCTGCAAACAGTTGCTCGGGAGTATAAGGTCAAAACAAGTTGATAAGGTTTTATCGATAAAACAGCCATCTAAACTGTCTCAAATATCGCTTCCAGG
Coding sequences:
- a CDS encoding predicted protein gives rise to the protein MPAIYLFHRRTIVGGDDLQPAAFLTASLRCVQLVCLLGPILAHIHDESSRNGGLFHYIMYDPSDDVSCRHSNLFPTLLTLYAVASVVYSFASIALEWRLAHWSSIGSPTETEPRSSKVRHLLELKLVPFSILLLLVWMSGLSAVAFAPLYNYCVDLTQQNNSEIQREMADDIDKYSVEVFTPLRVHLWWLALAILLVGQLSEVLVSFAFLWHLCKQPMQAHILENPELMEVTLPSHRMIEEMWADRCAAACQCLGSASCFMFGGRELLGQAEFGDVARALADYLDTGGILDVVPSDIVTGFMLLQRIQRQRIYRAREEVLQHVEVAARLEGQSVQDNAGDELMVPLDSLQSTSYLPSSSTTCRVGGRQSSVFRFDPDGTYERRNRALFERHNVDEMSVLEEGTRYAKYALAIYTWVLYLYVHPCSGIPRLFAKSGRLCCRSSKTDRRGESSVIPQLAANLIDQHGRIEGDNLCETNKAALLLTVGLMEADLIYAQLRSGFADTPYAILVDHEWKSIVVSIRGTFSLEDCVTDVLIDPEPLEQLGVDFGFDAKDQYCHGGVLTCVRNVYRDLQRHGILDRLLLGEHARFPEYRLRLVGHSLGASTCTLLSYMLRGKFASIRCVNYSPPDSDLVPRLSFNAMEILRNEILSLIGRIKVPKIEVASRVVSGSGLSNCRFCLDQDPDEHANILEDINEMLYAPTELPESEYQHQLERFQTVQEERRRSRGHLRSLQLYPPGKLVHLVKIGERKSCLHGLAKCLTCCTTNAGSKYQPVWIGNDDLNEIVVSPTMATDHFPNRLCDLLQTVAREYKVKTS